The Jiangella alba genome includes the window CGGCACGGACACCACGACGTCGAGGATGTCGGTGTGCAACTGGAAGCTGCAGTGCATGTTCGAGCCGGGGACGGCCAGCGGGAGCAGCATGGCGCCGGCTTCGTCGACGGCGATGCGGAGGTCCTCGATCTCGTCGAGTGTGAACCCGATCCGGGCGGCCAGCCGGGCGGCGGTGGTCCGCAGCACGGTGAGGTAAGCGCTGGACGCCGGTACCTGAAGCTCCACCAGGTCACCGAACGACGAACCGGACTCGCTCACCAAACCTCCTCATGTGAGTTGCTCCGGACCACAGTGTCACATGCGCGCCCGAACGCGTAGTCGGGCACAGCCTGGTCGCGACGGGTCAGAGCACCTTCGAGAGGAAGGCCCGGGTGCGTGCGTGCCGCGGATCGGACAGGACCTCCCGGGGCCGGCCCGACTCGACGACGACGCCGCCGTCCATGAAGATCATCTCGTCGCCCACCTCGCGAGCGAAGCCCATCTCGTGCGTGACGACCATCATCGTCATGCCGCTGTGCGCGAGGTCGCGCATCACGTCGAGCACGTCGCCCACCAGCTCCGGATCGAGGGCCGAGGTCGGCTCGTCGAACAGCATCAGGTCCGGGTTCATCGACAGCGCGCGGGCGATCGCGACGCGCTGCTGCTGGCCGCCGGACAGATGGGCCGGGTAGGCGTCGACCTTGTCCGTCAGGCCCACCCGCTCGAGATTGTGCCGCGCCACCTCCACCGCCTCGGCCCGGCCGCGGCCGAGCACCCGCCGCTGGGCGATGGTGAGGTTGCGCAGGACACTCAGATGAGGGAAGAGGTTGAACTGCTGGAACACCATGCCGATGCGGGCCCGGACCCGGTCGAGGTCGATCTCCGGATCGAGGATGTCGATGCCCTCGATGCGCACCGACCCCGAGGTCGGCTCCTCCAGCCGGTTCACGCAGCGCAGCAGGGTGGACTTGCCCGAACCGCTGGGCCCGATGACGCACACCACCTGGCCGGGGGCGACCGTGAGGTCGACCCCCTTGAGCACCTCGAGGTCGCCGAAGCTCTTGTGCAGGCCCACCACCTCGATGGCGGGGACGTCCGGCG containing:
- a CDS encoding amino acid ABC transporter ATP-binding protein; this translates as MSAEPAPSPDVPAIEVVGLHKSFGDLEVLKGVDLTVAPGQVVCVIGPSGSGKSTLLRCVNRLEEPTSGSVRIEGIDILDPEIDLDRVRARIGMVFQQFNLFPHLSVLRNLTIAQRRVLGRGRAEAVEVARHNLERVGLTDKVDAYPAHLSGGQQQRVAIARALSMNPDLMLFDEPTSALDPELVGDVLDVMRDLAHSGMTMMVVTHEMGFAREVGDEMIFMDGGVVVESGRPREVLSDPRHARTRAFLSKVL